A single genomic interval of Anopheles marshallii chromosome 2, idAnoMarsDA_429_01, whole genome shotgun sequence harbors:
- the LOC128719742 gene encoding spore coat protein SP65-like, whose translation MKQHFLTTILLAVCLLTGPTLAQIGVGIGGIGVTVLGSSSIIGVTVATTVAAGATTTVAPVVTVAPTTTVAPTTVAGSATTASGTAGNTVVFNINGSIVTVASSDQATIAAIVAALSATTTTVAATTTTAAATTTTAAATTTTAAATTAATTAAATTTTAAATTTTAAATTAATTAATTTTTAAAATTTAATSITITVTINGQTTTITSTNPNLLSILTTLLNNLSTTTVAATTTTAASAAGTTTAAPVVIGGGCRGHRHHSGEFGIGFGARLGGPIGFGVGIGAGIRGPGLLRPVVGAVANTAGNVIGTAVNTAGRIVGSGLNLATGLVGGVANAAGGVLGGIGSALGGIGTGLQAAAGGALNGGLRTGVNAGIAPRVGFGAGINGGLASRGALGSGIGIGARFGVGFNG comes from the exons ATGAAGCAGCACTTTCTTACTACTATCCTGCTCGCCGTGTGCCTGCTCACCGGCCCAACCCTTGCCCAGATCGGGGTGGGCATCGGAGGCATCGGAGTTACCGTCCTTGGATCTTCCTCCATCATTGGTGTAACCGTGGCCACGACGGTAGCGGCGGGAGCGACTACCACCGTTGCGCCAGTAGTCACTGTTGCGCCAACCACTACCGTAGCGCCAACCACTGTCGCTGGGTCAGCCACTACCGCATCTGGCACAGCGGGTAATACCGTTGTCTTCAATATCAATGGAA GTATTGTAACCGTTGCTTCATCCGATCAAGCTACGATCGCCGCTATTGTTGCAGCCTTgtctgctactactactaccgtAGCAGCAACCACCACTACCGCGGCCGCTACGACCACTACGGCTGCCGCAACTACTACCACCGCTGCTGCCACGACTGCCGCCACCAcggctgctgctactaccactaccgcagccgccaccaccaccaccgctgccGCAACTACTGCGGCCACCACTGCGGCAACTACTACAAccactgccgctgctgccACCACAACCGCCGCTACCTCCATCACGATAACGGTCACCATCAATGGACAAACGACAACCATTACCTCGACCAATCCCAACCTACTGTCGATTCTCACCACACTTTTGAACAACCTGTCCACGACGACCGTCGCTGCAACCACCACTACTGCAGCTAGTGCCGCCGGAACCACAACAGCTGCTCCAGTCGTCATTGGTGGCGGCTGTAGAGGACACCGCCACCACAGCGGCGAATTCGGAATCGGTTTTGGTGCGCGTCTTGGCGGACCCATCGGCTTTGGGGTCGGTATCGGAGCTGGAATTCGCGGACCCGGACTTCTTCGTCCAGTCGTCGGTGCTGTAGCCAACACGGCAGGAAATGTAATCGGTACAGCCGTTAATACTGCTGGCAGAATTGTAGGATCAGGACTTAACCTCGCTACCGGTCTCGTCGGTGGTGTGGCCAACGCGGCTGGTGGCGTGCTTGGCGGAATAGGCAGCGCTCTCGGTGGTATCGGCACGGGACTGCAAGCTGCCGCTGGCGGCGCGCTTAACGGTGGATTACGTACCGGAGTAAACGCTGGAATCGCCCCGCGCGTTGGTTTTGGTGCTGGAATCAATGGAGGCTTGGCATCGCGAGGTGCCCTTGGCAGTGGAATCGGTATCGGTGCCCGTTTCGGTGTTGGCTTCAACGGATAA